The Thermocrinis ruber genome has a window encoding:
- a CDS encoding metallophosphoesterase: MKWFILAFLSIYLLMNLYVYLRLRHRAILPVLALGFFSPFLMRYADANFSPSLSYIIGLGTLLYMGFLLYLIISFLLLDLYSLFVRAMHSIFGINPLPRPSKKLSIVIALSLALSLSAYSYYETLKPEVYHFHIKTDKVSQRIRIMHISDVHLGPVMGMDKIKLIKEVYEKYKPDLLVSTGDLVDGNMKRKDGLAQALREMSPPLGKFAVLGNHEYYRGVQQAIEFTESAGFVLLRGSWVDLGSIIVVGVDDDDCRFFNACVGPLSEYEILKDLPKDKFILVLKHKPRVDKRALGLFDLMLAGHTHGGVYYPVGKFIIPRLFDANAGWVELGKGSVLFVSKGVGTGGPPMRFFEPPDMAIIDIQ; encoded by the coding sequence ATGAAATGGTTTATCCTTGCCTTCTTGAGTATATACCTCCTTATGAACCTCTATGTGTATCTTAGGTTAAGGCACAGGGCTATATTACCGGTCCTTGCTTTGGGCTTTTTCTCTCCCTTTTTGATGAGGTATGCGGACGCCAACTTCTCTCCTTCCCTTTCCTATATCATAGGTCTTGGCACCCTCCTCTACATGGGCTTTTTGCTATACTTGATTATATCTTTCCTCCTTTTGGACCTCTATTCTCTCTTTGTTAGGGCTATGCATTCCATCTTTGGGATAAACCCTCTACCAAGACCAAGCAAAAAGTTATCCATTGTCATAGCCCTTTCGCTTGCCCTTAGCCTGTCCGCTTACAGCTACTACGAAACCCTAAAGCCGGAGGTTTATCACTTTCATATAAAAACCGACAAGGTTTCACAGAGAATAAGGATCATGCATATCTCCGATGTCCATTTGGGACCTGTTATGGGGATGGACAAGATCAAACTTATAAAAGAGGTGTATGAAAAGTACAAGCCAGACCTTTTGGTATCTACGGGCGACTTGGTGGATGGAAACATGAAGAGAAAGGACGGACTGGCTCAAGCCCTAAGGGAAATGTCTCCGCCCTTGGGTAAGTTTGCGGTGCTTGGCAATCACGAGTACTATAGGGGTGTCCAGCAGGCTATAGAATTTACAGAGAGTGCAGGTTTTGTGCTACTCAGAGGTTCTTGGGTAGATTTGGGCTCCATTATTGTGGTAGGAGTGGATGACGACGACTGCCGGTTTTTTAATGCCTGCGTAGGACCTCTCAGCGAGTATGAGATCTTAAAAGACCTGCCAAAGGATAAGTTCATCCTTGTTTTAAAGCACAAGCCAAGGGTGGATAAAAGGGCGTTGGGACTCTTTGACCTTATGCTTGCGGGACACACCCACGGAGGGGTTTACTACCCTGTGGGAAAGTTTATCATTCCAAGACTATTTGATGCTAACGCAGGATGGGTAGAATTGGGAAAGGGAAGTGTCCTCTTTGTTAGCAAAGGTGTTGGCACAGGCGGTCCTCCCATGCGCTTTTTTGAACCACCAGATATGGCTATAATAGATATACAGTGA